GGTTACCTATATCACAGGCTGCTTTGTGAACGGCACAACTGAGATCCAGTTTGAATTTGATGCAGAGGAAATTTTATATGTCGATTTCTCAAAACCAGAGCTTGTATACACTGTGCCTGCGATTATTGATCCTGATCCAAGTCAGCTTCTGGCGGATTTGAGTGTATATGAAAATGCTCTGAAAAATAAGAAACTCTGTTTAGACTTTACAGCACTGGCaaaagcagaagagaagaaTCCACCAGAGAAAAGAGGTAAATTAACTCCTACTTTAATTCTGTGATGATGTGATTGATGAAATACtgattttatatatgttttgaCCCACTAAAGATCCTCCTGAGAGTATCCTGTACACTGAAGAGGAAGTTCAGCTGGGTGTTGAAAACAAACTCCTCTGCTTTGTGAATCACTTCTACCCACCTTATATCAAAGTCAGCTGGACTAAAAATGGTGGTCCTGTGTCAGAGGGGGTGTCACTCAGTCGATATTTTCCCAATAGTGATGGAACCTTCCACCAGTTCTCAATTCTGATGTTCACACCGAGTGAGGGAGACACTTACAACTGCACTGTGGAGCACTCAGCTCTGGAGTCGCCTCAAACAAGCATCTGGGGTAAATGTTCTATCTTTTTAAAGTGCtcataaataaaattttttgttgtgttggaTAATAATTTGTATTCTCTTTAACTTCCTCCACAGAACCTGATGTGAGTGACCACAGTCTTGTACCAGATATTTACTGTGGAGTGGGCGTGACTCTGGGCTTGTTAATGTttacagctgctgtgctgttgaGTGTTTTTGATTGTCAAGGGTCAGAATGAACATTAATTTCTATATTGCTCTATTTTAGGTGAAGTAAAGCACTTTTATTGTGTCACACATCATGGACAATAACTTCTCTGGTGCTACATATGGTcaatattacaaaaataacCCAGTGTTAAAATTCAATAAATTACAGACAAATTCTGTATGATTCTGGACTGCACAAGTTACTGTGagtaaacttttattttgatttcaaGGAAATGCATTTCTAAAGCCATTTCAGGATAAATttaagaaaatggaaaaaaaaaattaataaatatacagcACAACTGCCAGATAAAATTTAACATTCCAAATAGAAATGTGCACCATGTCTCCATTACATATTTTACTGAGTGTAAATAATATTATtgaactgatttgtttttatgacattttatgaagAAAATAACATTAGAAACTACAACCACAagtttttacactgtgtgaATCCAGACAGgagccacctcactttcaatatttggaaaattgctgaaaacagaactcctttcacatcttcctttgcaataaaaaaaaaaaaatctttctgcTCCCTCTTGTActtgcatctcatgaaacagaaacacttttttgatagcactttgctttgatgtttttctccttgcctttattttcctcatgtgtaagtcgctttggataaagacgtttgccaaatgactaaatgtaaatgtgacatgtCAAAAactcataaagaaaaaaagaaattttcCAACATTAAGCACACATACATTGTATTGTTTCTCAGTATGTAATAGTATTGTGGGCTGCTTATAAATGTCACCACACAGACAGTTTAAATGTTATAATGAAATTTTATACCCCCCTCTGAAAAAAAGACACTCAGTGTCCACTTTCTTAGGTACATCTGTGCAATCTAATCCAGTCAGCATCTGTGCCAAACATTCTGCTTGTACAAAGCTAACAGAAGTGTGAGGTTATAATTTCTTTTCCTAACCGCCTGTCAAGGGCAGAGTGCTGGAGTCTCTCCCAGCTGTTACTGGGTTAGAGGCAGGGTGAAACCCTGCAGAGGTTGCCAGTCTATTACAGAGTTAAAATTCTATTTTATGTATATTAATGTGTTATTATTGAGGTcacagtgggtggtggagtcgaACTCCGGTGCGAACTCCAGTCATTAGACACACGGGACGCTACCTACACACAAAGGATCTGAGAACCTCCCTAACCACAAGCAACGGTCATATGACTGAAAACAGCAACACCAACATGGAAAACACCAGGACTGATATTAGAGCCAcacctactgtgtgtgtgtgtgactacgTTGGCTGATGAACGTCCCAGTTCTTCCAGTTTAGTATTAGTTTCTCTTTTTAGTAGACAACATGCCTCGTGTTCACAGCTCCTGTACCCTCCTGCTCATGTTTTTGGTATTTTCAACAGAAGGTAAGTAACATTCAAACAGAAACCATAATAATTTGCATGATTGCTGAAACAGAAAGTTCAAACGATACAACCAAATATGCATATGTTATTGTgatacaaatgaaaaagagacagatgtGTAACGATAAATGGACAAATATGTCTATATTAACAAGTAATATGTGTTGGCATTATATTTTCAGGTGCTCTCTATGGTCATGGTGTGTCTCGTTGCCAGTTCAGTTCCCCTGATGGTCATGATGCCGTGTACCTGGAGCAGTACTACTTTAACAAAGTGATGATAGCGCAGTACAACAGCACTCTGGGGAAAGTCACCGGCTACACAATGAAAGGACATGTAGTAGCAGCTTTACTCAATGGAAATCGAGAATATGTGACTCACGAGAAATGGAAAACCAGAGTTTGCAGAGGAAATGCTCATCGGGTTTATAGCAGCCTTCTGAATCCAGGTAATTATCACAAACTGTGACATAATTAGTTTTGAAGAATTAGATTTCAACATTTTGggatttcagtttgtttcttccTGAGTTGGTCAGACAGTTATCCTGTTGTCAACACTCTCCAAATGTAACTAAATCCACCTCACAGCTCCTTTAACGCTCACAAAATGAAGACAttacatgttgtttgtttaatctgtaaaaaaaaaacaactcactttttgtcaaaaacaaactttcatCATTGGAAATTTGAAGAATTTAAAGAGCTAGTGTTTAGTTTGTGATGACAACAGGTGCAAACAAGGTGGAGGAGGTCGTTTTTTAATGATGATTTTGTGCATTTCACTCACGTCCACCATGGTAAGTGATCAGGGTAAATGCAAAAGGaaaatgcatccagaggaaCTAAAGCTTTTCGTGGCATAGGTCAATAATTACTTTGATGAGCTATAGCAACAAAATCTCAGTTGTACAAGAAATGTTTAATAGAAAGATCGCTCCTAGAACTCTGGGGAAACCAGCAAGTGCATAAAAGTCACATTTGGTTTCATTTAGGTTGCATTTAGGGTACGCAACAACTTATTAAATTATGTACAAGTCCTCTCTTGCATCTAGTGAATCTAAGGTATGACTCACTTTTATAAGAGCTGCGGTTGAAACCTTATAAGAACAGTCTCCTTCCTGTGTGTTGATGTCTTTCTCAACAACTCGATATTTGTTTTGTGGAGTAGCCTTCTGAACATCCTATGGcccaaatgtgtgtttgctagAGTGAAAAATAATGGCGGTGAGTGTTCCACAGTGTGCAGTATTTTGCTCTTTCAAAGATGCAGTCTGCATTGCGTACCAATAATAgatcagctgtttttaaaggacTCGATTAGGTTTGTACTTAATTAAGTGCACTCAAGTCTTAAATCAGGGCCATGGAGTTCACAGGTTAATAGTGATCAGTGTGACAAATTACTGCATTTTCCCAAAATACTGAActccacatttacagtaattaataTCATTAGATGTTTCATAACTTCAAGTAAAGTTGTACACATATAATGTGTagcttttgtatgttttgtattttcttctaGTTGAGCCCTACATCAGGCTAAAGTCCGGTAAAGCAACGAGCAGCAAACATCCAGACATGCTCACATGCAGTGTGTACAACTTTTATCCCAAACAAATCAGAGTGACTTGGCTGAGAGATGGAAAAGAGGCAACATCTGATGTGACATCTACAGATGAACTGTCCAATGGGAACTGGCTCTACCAGATCCACTCTTATCTGGAGTACACACCCACACCTGGAGAAAAGGTCACCTGTATGGTGGAGCACGCCAGCTTTAAGAAACCCATGCTTAAAGACTGGGGTAAGAGAGAGTACACCTGGACAGGGGAAGTAAAATAACCAATCTTTAAACACTGAGGTTTTATCAGTGTAGAAACTTAACTTAGTATTTTCCTTAACTATAGTTGTGAGATACTCCTGATTCGTCTGAGGAGTATCGTTTATCCATATGTAGCTGGAGTTAAAACAGATCTTTCGCAAACACTGCTTCcatgtgcatttctgtgttgcATAGAGGCAGAAGCTTGTCCAGcttggaaataaaagaaaagcagagcagTGTAATACTGTGTTTACAGGTGCACAAACACCTTGTTTGTGATCACTGTATTTTCAGATCCTGAGCCTGACCTAAGGATCATTAAGATCGCTGGTGGGACAGTAGGAGTAGTGCTGGTTGTTTTGTCAGTTGCCTGGCTGATTTACAAGAGGTGAGAACATATTATCATTAAAGTTGTTCTTTTAGTGATAGTAAAGTGACTAAAGCTTCCCTAGTTAACGGTTGTTAAGTTTgtttaaatactttttcacaaTCAGAATAATCAATTTCTGAGCCTTGAATCAACTCACGAGGGCCTAGTGGATCAAGCACATAGAATTTGTAGTTTTACATCATTGTGAGAAGAATAAATTTTACCCtcataaaaaggtaaaattaaaACCAACACACTCTTACGTTAACTACAGCAGTAATGAATGTTTCTATTGCTGCCCCACTAGCCTagatctgtctctgtgtcttcttcCAGTCACTTACCTGCGCAGTCTTCGTTCCAGTCCTGATTCCTCAACCAGTCCTCAGACCCCAGTGGTGTACCAGGAGTCTTCTGCTCTTCTCTCAGGGTTGAGGGCCTTGAACCAAACTGAAGTGAGATCCACAGGAAGTTGAGAAGTGTGCAACAATTAGGTGTATTCCTGGGCTTTTATACTGTTTCATCCACCTCTCTACTCTGCCATTTTGGGTACAGtgcttttaaatgtacaatGCCAATTATTCATAGACAAATGTCATTTGATCATTTCAGCACGCTAAAAACTCACACTGTGTTTAAGAGTCAGACTTTACTACAACCTTGAACTTCTTCAGACTATTCTTCTCTCCAGCAGTTTTGTTTTAGCAACAACTGAAtttatttctctgctctctgttcacCCTTTAAGACATTTTCTTCACAGTTCTACACACACGGATGACATTTTACtacatgttttgcatttgtatttatgatttcttaacataaaacagcaaaatCAATCTCTTTACTTACTATTAGTTACTGATCAACTTCAcatcataaaacacagaaatcagttttgtgtctgtgaacaaCAATGTGTGGGTTCACAGTTGGTTAATATGACTCATTGTATGCCTTTTAAGCAGCCAGAATAAAATACTTCCCCACGAACATGTGCTAACTTGTTTATCTTGCAATTCAGTGAAGTGAAAATAAGCCATAGATAGTTTTTCAGCTAATGATTGTTCTGCTCTTTTTCAACTTTGGTTCAGCTGCTGACAACTCATGTACAATATCCACTTGTGATGCAGGGTAATGAGTCGATTTTGCTTTATTGTAAATTTCCAAAGGTCAAAAGGTTTGACAATCATCAATAAGTATAGAGTTATTTTTCAAAGTCAAAAAGCTGTACTGATTTACATAAACTTCTTACTAGCTTTTATTGAGTTAATTGCAGGGTGAAAATGTGAAGCAAGTGAAGCTAACTCAAACAATTCCAGTGAGTAGAGCAGCAACAAAGAAAGCTATGACATTACTACACCAGTGGGAGGCAGCAGGGGATAAACTGTTCTTAGTCTTTTCAGGAAAGACAAGTTCTAACAGGGTCCAAGCACCTCACCAGCCCAACACAGTTGAAAAGTCAAGACCACGGTCCTTTTCATTTCCAGCTGCTCTTGAagagggggtgggagggggggggagtcCACTGCTgccattaaaatatatattccaTCACTCAACAGTGAGGTAGCCtgcataatttacattttgtgatgttAATCTTCATTGATTTCATCTTATtttgatcagtttgtttttatgtggatGTGAAACACATTGTTTTGCCATTGTGTATGAAAAATGTTATATACTCTAAATAAAACTTAACACTGTTACAAAGCTTGAAGCGGAAACCATTATTTCTTTaggctgctttttgttttctgtgacttttaatatatgatgtttttgttttgtttggtgtgtCAATGGCCTGCGTACTGTGAAAATGTCAATTTATATATGTTCAAGAGCagataaataaacttttaaataaaaccagttaaaagaaaactgttccattgtttttgtttttttttatcagtgcaGCCAAATTAATGGCTTCACTTCTCAgattttaaattacactgtTTTCAGCAAAATTAttgtttgatgatgatgttttgacttgttcttgtattttattataCTTTGGACTTTATTTAAACTTATTTATGAAGCACACATGTAAGAATCCTGAACTGGACTTGcacattcatgttatcaacacCAAATTTAATATTCGCCATGTGGTCCTGTATCTAGACTCTGAACACCTAAAAACGAAGCCTGTGATTAAACATATCCTTGTTCAAATTGTTTATTAGGCTAGGATTAGTTTTTCACACATCTTGAAGTTTTGAGCTCAGAGAAACATTCCTGGTAGTGTGTGGagttaaacatttattgaagCAGTGTACAGCCTGTTAGTGTCATGTTCAGATGAGAAATTCTTTTTGGTTAGGGTCTACAGCTATGATGAGCTTAATAGTTAGAATTTCTAGAGGGTAGTTTCAAAAGTGGGGGAATTGCTTTTAAAAGTCTCTAATCTGGAAAAATTGAGGTGAGATTTTGGCATTTTGGTGCTTCAGTCCAGATTctttttttatactgttttaatttacatgtatatgttttaaaaagataaaatgctATTAAACAAGTCAATAAATAATGTTAGTTAAAATggagtgtaaaatgtaaaactagtATTAGTTacagaaaaaactaataatattaataactgATGTATTCAGTTAGATGTTTTGAATTATTTGAGCATTTTGTTCGCTTCAGTCGACTGTGCAATGAACAAAACTTCAAGTGGTCTCCATAATCAGAGGAGTGTTGGGTCAGTTTCAGTGCACAGTATAAGCTCAATGTCATTCTTCTTGACTTTTATTAATGTCTTCTCACGCTATGTTGACATAAACTGCTGATGGAAACTCTTGTgatggaaaagtaaaaaacgAAACTATTCAACAACACAGCCAAAGGTGATTTGTATTCTGCAGTAAACGTCATCATCAATTGTTAATATTTTCCACCTCTCTTAAAACTTCCTCATgctgtacatttgttttcaagtttaaatgttttatttagattaGGGAAGGAACGCAGAACAGGTTAGACAGCTGTTTTTACTAGTTTTAACTTTTACTAAACAAGAAGCTCGGGTTAAACTCTCTACTGactaaatcatttattttagatttgtatccatttatttaatataatctATTGATTAAGACCAAGAATCTACTCGGATGTGtctgtttgcttctttttctttgctgagGTTTGCACCTGATTGGATCAGGTGATACAGTGCGAGTTTCCTCATTTGtaacatacatactgtacagatgCTCCATGACTCTACAACGTTTGGCAGCTCAGACATGAAGCGCTGTACGATAATAATCCTGATGTTCAACACCTTCTGTGCCTACTCGCAAAGTAAGTAAAAGATATAAATTTAATTCTTTTCATATTAACAGTAACATCATAGTAAAATAACTATATCGTGGGGACTTCATTGTTTCTGtaaagaagacattttaataGTGGTAAGTTTTGGCAGTAATAgcttcacatacacacacaagtgcaataattttcttttttgtctatTGCATTGTTTTTCAGTTCCCCATGAACTTGTTTACTTTGTGGGCTGCTTTGTGAATGGCACAACTCAGGTACATTTTGAGTTTGACACTGAGgaaatttattttgttgatttccAAAAAGAAGAGCTTATATACACTGTGCCTGTTTTTATTGATCCTGATCCAAATCAAATTTGGCCAAGTTTGAAACTAGAGGATGATTTTGACAATAAGGATTACTGCTTAATCTTAACTACACTTGAATCAGCTGAAGAGAAAAATCCACCAGAAAAAAGAGGTAAATTCACAACATTAATATTTGTAgtaatgtattaaataaaaatactgatgtctgttttttttttttcttttaccctACAGACTCTCCTGATACCATCCTCTTTCCCTCTGAAGAAGTTCAGCTAGGGGTCAAAAACAAACTCATCTGCTTTGTGAATTACTTCTACCCACCTTCTATAAAAGTGAGCTGGACTAAAAATGGTGGTCCTGTGTCAGAGGGGGTGTCACTCAGTCGATATTTTCCCAATAATGATGGAACCTTCCACCAGTTCTCAACTCTGACGTTCACACCGAGTGAGGGAGACGTTTACAGCTGCACTGTGGAGCACTCAGCTCTGGAGATGCCTACAACAAGCATCTGGGgtaaatgttttatcttatGAAGgtgcttaaaaataaaaatgaaatgttgtgttgtgttggatAATAGTTTCTATTCTCTTTAACTTCCTCCACAGAACCTGATGTGAGTGACCACAGTCTTGGACCAGATATTTTCTGTGGAGTGGGCCTGACTCTGGGCTTGTTAATGTTCACAGCTGGAGTGTTTTTGATTGTCAAGGGTCAGAATGAACATTAATTTCTATATTGCTTCTATTTTAGGTGAAGTAAAGCACTGTAAccattaaaacactgtgttattTGTTTGAATGTACAATTCATCACCTTCTCaatctttattttacattacattacagtcatttagcagacgcttttatccaaagcgacttacaagtcattacaagttacaatggtaggcagggcagcgtgaggaggtcttgcctaaggacccctactggaggtagccataggtgggatttgaaccccagtctcccacatgggaggcggtgatgttaccactgtTTGTTAGATTCCAAAGGTCTGGTTATGAATTTAAATGAAGTAGTAATTAGGTATTTGTTGCATGCTGTTTCATTGTTTATCCAGTAAACTCATGCTGTGCTCAGGATGACTACATTAAAGCAATAttactacatttttattttcagtaatatattttaaactttGGTTTAAATAACTTGGTGTTTCTATTATCTGCAGAACATAAAGAGGAACTACTGTATAATCACTCAACAtgtcacacttttttttttttttttggtaataattgtaaataaaccaatcaatattttttattgtggaGTCAACAGTTATTACTCATATAGTGAAACATTTGTAACTAACCAATTATAATGACTTTGGGACAATGACACATGACAAATTAGTCGACTAGTCAGTTCATTAATTGATATATAATGGGACAATAACAAGAGAAGCtaaattaataatagtaatgtattattaatttcatgattaatgtattattaatttaacCTTTGAATTTCATGCACAATGttttcataaaatctgatctgatcttcatcaagtcaatagtaataacaaatataaaaaaaattataacaataatactaataataacaagtctattgagaacaaccataaaaacctcatagtgctagaaAAGAATCTTTATGACCCCTTGGAATAATAACCTCAAAAAAGctgttagcatacctggaagaaactTATTTTAAGGTTGTGGACTAGAGCACCTTTGACTGACgaaaccactcaaactttttgagtttgctctgcacaagaacaATATTCTTATGTGAGCTATACCATGCTAAAAGGAgatttcagaggatctacaatcaagacAAAAATCCGAAAAAGTGATTTCAGaaactttagaaactcaccagttaGTTggtaaacaatctacaaatggagacactatGAGACTgtagctactctaccaagaaacGACCACAagagcaacaaacacacattaatgaggtaaagaaacaacccagagagacagacaaagatttgaagtcACCATTGAAACTGGCTAACACCTGTGTTCAtcagtctacagtaggtaaaacattaaacaagcataTGCAAGTATATGACAGGACACGACGAAGAGCAcgttgacactccacagcagtattggcaaaatgttttgtggacctGATGAAattatattgaactatttggaaataacacacagcacaacatctggagtaaaaatgttgctgcatatcatcatgaaaatatcatcccaactgtaaagtatgatggaggaaatCATgatcatgatttggggctgaTTTGCTGCATGAGGGCCTGACTAGCAGTGATTG
This genomic stretch from Anabas testudineus chromosome 16, fAnaTes1.2, whole genome shotgun sequence harbors:
- the LOC113170638 gene encoding H-2 class II histocompatibility antigen, A-U alpha chain-like, whose product is MKLPTVIILMFNILSACSQIPHEVTYITGCFVNGTTEIQFEFDAEEILYVDFSKPELVYTVPAIIDPDPSQLLADLSVYENALKNKKLCLDFTALAKAEEKNPPEKRDPPESILYTEEEVQLGVENKLLCFVNHFYPPYIKVSWTKNGGPVSEGVSLSRYFPNSDGTFHQFSILMFTPSEGDTYNCTVEHSALESPQTSIWEPDVSDHSLVPDIYCGVGVTLGLLMFTAAVLLSVFDCQGSE
- the LOC113170636 gene encoding DLA class II histocompatibility antigen, DR-1 beta chain-like: MPRVHSSCTLLLMFLVFSTEGALYGHGVSRCQFSSPDGHDAVYLEQYYFNKVMIAQYNSTLGKVTGYTMKGHVVAALLNGNREYVTHEKWKTRVCRGNAHRVYSSLLNPVEPYIRLKSGKATSSKHPDMLTCSVYNFYPKQIRVTWLRDGKEATSDVTSTDELSNGNWLYQIHSYLEYTPTPGEKVTCMVEHASFKKPMLKDWDPEPDLRIIKIAGGTVGVVLVVLSVAWLIYKSHLPAQSSFQS
- the LOC113170635 gene encoding H-2 class II histocompatibility antigen, A-U alpha chain-like, which encodes MLHDSTTFGSSDMKRCTIIILMFNTFCAYSQIPHELVYFVGCFVNGTTQVHFEFDTEEIYFVDFQKEELIYTVPVFIDPDPNQIWPSLKLEDDFDNKDYCLILTTLESAEEKNPPEKRDSPDTILFPSEEVQLGVKNKLICFVNYFYPPSIKVSWTKNGGPVSEGVSLSRYFPNNDGTFHQFSTLTFTPSEGDVYSCTVEHSALEMPTTSIWEPDVSDHSLGPDIFCGVGLTLGLLMFTAGVFLIVKGQNEH